A genomic region of uncultured Paludibaculum sp. contains the following coding sequences:
- the motA gene encoding flagellar motor stator protein MotA, which yields MLVLAGIVVVIGAIIGGYLLEKGNLLVLMQPAELLIIGGAALGTLLIANPPHVMVSILKGLPGTIKGSKFGKAYFTETLKMLYDLFVYIRKVGPAAAEADVEDPKSSTVFSQFPKLLADHHALDFVCDTLRTYSSGTVGHFDIDQMMESDMEIQQHEREVPVTSLSTVADSLPGLGIVAAVLGVVITMGALGGPPEEVGHKVAAALVGTFLGILLCYGFVGPLAANMAKINESEAHYFQVLRKGIAAFTKGIAPLIAVESARRAIPVHVRPTYKEMDQACRKSAG from the coding sequence ATGTTGGTTCTGGCTGGCATCGTCGTCGTGATCGGCGCAATCATCGGCGGATACCTGCTCGAGAAAGGCAATCTGCTGGTGCTGATGCAGCCAGCCGAGCTGCTCATCATCGGCGGAGCCGCGCTGGGCACGCTGCTCATCGCCAATCCGCCGCACGTCATGGTCAGCATTCTGAAAGGACTGCCCGGCACCATCAAGGGCAGCAAGTTCGGCAAGGCGTACTTCACTGAAACGCTCAAGATGCTCTATGACCTGTTCGTCTACATCCGCAAGGTCGGCCCGGCCGCCGCGGAAGCAGACGTCGAGGACCCCAAGAGCAGCACGGTCTTCTCGCAGTTCCCCAAACTGCTGGCCGACCATCATGCCCTGGATTTCGTCTGCGATACCTTGCGAACTTACTCCAGCGGCACAGTGGGTCATTTCGACATCGACCAGATGATGGAGTCCGACATGGAAATCCAGCAGCACGAGCGGGAAGTGCCCGTGACCTCGCTCTCCACCGTGGCCGACAGCCTGCCCGGCCTGGGCATCGTCGCCGCCGTTCTGGGCGTCGTCATCACCATGGGCGCGCTGGGCGGTCCACCGGAAGAGGTAGGGCACAAGGTGGCGGCCGCCCTGGTCGGAACCTTCCTGGGCATTCTTCTTTGCTACGGCTTCGTGGGACCACTGGCCGCCAATATGGCCAAGATCAACGAATCCGAGGCCCATTACTTCCAGGTGCTGCGTAAGGGCATCGCGGCCTTCACCAAGGGCATTGCGCCTCTCATCGCGGTCGAATCCGCACGGCGCGCGATTCCCGTTCACGTGCGCCCCACGTACAAGGAAATGGACCAGGCCTGTCGCAAGTCCGCCGGCTAG